A DNA window from Actinomadura luzonensis contains the following coding sequences:
- a CDS encoding IclR family transcriptional regulator: MRSVQRAFDILSLLTEDRRTLTIREVVDETGLAKTTALRLLQTLEHMGLLWATPKGYAAGPALWRWAHLARSAWELPPETVQLMRELGARHRETVNLYVLRDTHRVCIAQQESPQPLRHVVRVGDELPLWAGASSKVLLRDAPERLLARVARSSPHGEAHLATLREWIGRAAHDGYAVSHGEREPGLSAVAVPVVGGSGRTVAALTLSGPTVRFTDDRVEEFTADLREAAKRMSERGFDHPLT; encoded by the coding sequence GTGCGCAGCGTGCAGCGCGCGTTCGACATCCTCTCGCTGCTCACCGAGGACCGCCGCACGCTGACCATCCGCGAGGTCGTCGACGAGACGGGGCTGGCCAAGACCACGGCGCTGCGCCTGCTCCAGACCCTGGAGCACATGGGCCTGCTGTGGGCCACCCCGAAGGGCTACGCGGCCGGCCCCGCCCTGTGGCGCTGGGCGCACCTGGCCCGCTCGGCGTGGGAACTGCCGCCGGAGACCGTGCAGCTCATGCGCGAGCTGGGCGCCCGGCACCGGGAGACCGTCAACCTGTACGTGCTGCGCGACACCCACCGCGTCTGCATCGCCCAGCAGGAGAGCCCGCAGCCGCTGCGCCACGTGGTGCGGGTGGGCGACGAGCTGCCGCTGTGGGCCGGAGCCTCCTCGAAGGTCCTGCTCAGGGACGCGCCGGAGCGGCTGCTCGCCCGGGTGGCCCGCTCCTCCCCGCACGGGGAGGCCCACCTGGCGACGTTGCGCGAGTGGATCGGCCGGGCCGCCCACGACGGGTACGCGGTCAGCCACGGCGAGCGCGAGCCCGGCCTGTCGGCCGTCGCCGTCCCGGTCGTGGGCGGCTCGGGCCGGACGGTGGCGGCGCTGACGCTGAGCGGCCCCACGGTCCGCTTCACCGACGACCGGGTCGAGGAGTTCACCGCGGACCTGCGCGAGGCGGCCAAGCGAATGTCGGAGCGCGGCTTCGACCACCCTCTGACCTGA
- a CDS encoding CaiB/BaiF CoA transferase family protein — protein sequence MHRQQLPLDGVKVVDLTNVLAGPYCSYQLMLFGAEVVKVELPGAGDLARRLGPDPGLNRERMGASFLAQNAGKKSVELDLKSPAGRTAFETLVAEADVLLENFRAGVMTRLGYGWERLRELNPALVYCAISGFGQSGPMSAAPAYDQIIQGLSGMMSVTGTPDTAPLRVGFPICDTVGGLMAALGICAALAGRRTSGRGCFLDLSMLEASISAMGWTVSNYLVSGVEPEPMGDQNATAAPSGTFETADGPLNIAANQQAQFETLCRLIGRPDLPADPRFAEREARKTHRQTLNQELNQALRAKTALEWEELLSREGVPAARILTVPQALALDQVRHRGFLTEVPFAGAGERPVTVTGNGVLIDGVALRPRGPAPLLGQHNDEFEAVS from the coding sequence ATGCACCGTCAGCAGTTGCCACTGGACGGCGTCAAGGTCGTGGACCTGACCAACGTCCTGGCCGGGCCCTACTGCAGTTACCAGTTGATGCTGTTCGGCGCCGAGGTGGTCAAGGTGGAGCTGCCCGGCGCCGGTGACCTCGCCCGGCGGCTCGGGCCCGACCCCGGGCTCAACCGTGAGCGCATGGGCGCCTCCTTCCTGGCCCAGAACGCCGGCAAGAAGTCGGTCGAGCTCGACCTGAAGAGCCCGGCCGGGCGCACCGCCTTCGAGACGCTGGTCGCCGAGGCCGACGTCCTGCTGGAGAACTTCAGGGCCGGCGTGATGACCAGGCTCGGCTACGGCTGGGAGCGCCTGCGCGAGCTCAACCCCGCCCTGGTGTACTGCGCCATCTCCGGCTTCGGGCAGAGCGGCCCCATGAGCGCGGCCCCCGCCTACGACCAGATCATCCAGGGGCTGTCCGGCATGATGAGCGTCACCGGCACCCCCGACACGGCCCCGCTGCGGGTCGGCTTCCCCATCTGCGACACCGTCGGCGGGCTGATGGCGGCCCTCGGCATCTGCGCCGCGCTGGCGGGGCGCCGCACCAGCGGGCGCGGCTGCTTCCTCGACCTGTCCATGCTGGAGGCGTCGATCTCCGCGATGGGCTGGACCGTCTCCAACTACCTGGTCAGCGGCGTCGAACCGGAGCCGATGGGCGACCAGAACGCCACCGCCGCCCCGTCCGGCACGTTCGAGACCGCCGACGGGCCGCTCAACATCGCCGCCAACCAGCAGGCCCAGTTCGAGACGCTGTGCCGGCTCATCGGCCGGCCCGACCTGCCCGCCGACCCCCGCTTCGCCGAACGGGAGGCCCGCAAGACCCACCGGCAGACCCTCAACCAGGAGCTCAACCAGGCGCTCCGCGCCAAGACCGCCCTGGAGTGGGAGGAGCTGCTGTCCCGCGAGGGCGTGCCGGCCGCCCGCATCCTCACCGTCCCCCAGGCGCTCGCCCTCGACCAGGTACGCCACCGCGGCTTCCTGACCGAGGTGCCGTTCGCCGGAGCCGGCGAGCGGCCGGTCACCGTCACCGGCAACGGCGTGCTCATCGACGGTGTCGCGCTGCGCCCCCGCGGGCCCGCCCCGCTGCTCGGGCAGCACAACGACGAGTTCGAGGCCGTGTCATGA